A region of the Acidobacteriota bacterium genome:
AAGATGGTAAAAAGCCGAACGCTGAAATCGAAATCGGATTGGCCGCGTGCAATCCGGTGCATTTGGCGAAGGCCGCCTATTGGCAGCGGCGGCGCATGAAGTTCGATGCGACCGGCGCCAAAATCCTCACCGACAGTTGAACGAATACGCTTTGCTGGGATTGTCTTTTTCGCTTCGTCCGGATTGGTAAATGAAAGTGAGCTGAGGGTGGGACGTGTGCTAGCGTTTCCGCTTCAGCTTGCTGCTTACCCTTTCTTTACAACCAACACCAAGGAGGACAGTAAACATGCACAAAGCACTGGTGCGGAAGGCTGTGGCATTTTTTGGCCTGGCACTGCTTGCGTTACTGACCAGCGTCCCGGCGCTGGGCCAGGCAGTCTATGGCAACATCGTCGGCTCGGTCACCGACCCGCAAGGCGCGGCGGTGCCGAATGCCAAAGTGATCATCACCGATTTGGGGCGTGGCGTCGTGGTGACGGCGACGACCAACGAGTCGGGCAACTTCAACCAGCGGTTCCTGATCGTGGGCCGCTATTCCGTCAAAGTCGAAGCGCAAGGCTTCAAGTCCGCCGTGCAGGAAGTCAGCGTCTCGGTTGACCAGGAAGTCTCGCTCGACCTCAAGCTGCAAACCGGCGCGGTCAGCGAACAGGTCACCATCACGGCGGAAGCGCCGTTGCTCAAAACCGAACGCAGCGACGTCGCGGTGACTTTCAGCGAAAAGGCGCTGACGACGTTGCCGTTGCTCAATCGGCGTTTCACGTCGGTCGAATTATTCACGCCGGGTATAACAACCTGGCCCGGCCAAACCGCCGCGAGCGAAGACCCGCAAGGTTCTTATCGCAAGATCGTCAACGGGCAAAGCTTCGCGGGCACGTCGCATTTGCTGGACGGCACCGACAATCACGACTCGATGCTCGGTTTGATCGTCATCAATCCAACGCTCGAATCGGTGACGGAAGCCAAAGTCACGACTTCGGCCTATGACGCCGAGTTCGGCGCGAATGCGGGCGTCGTGAGCGCGCAAACCCGTTCGGGCACGAACAGCTTTCACGTGGTCGCGTTCGATTTTTTGAAAAACGATCACTTGAATGCGCGCAACCCCTTCACCCAATTCCAACCGATTCGCGGCACGACTCGTTACATTCCCGTGACGCAGATCAATCAATACGGCGGCGCGGTCAGCGGCAAGATCATTCCGAACAAGCTGTTTTGGTTCGGCGATTATCAAGGCACGCGCCGCAACATCGGCGGCAGCGTGATCACGCGTGTGCCGACGGCGGCGGAACGCGCGGGCGATTTCAGCGCCACCGGGTTGCCCAATATCTTTGATCCGGCGGGCACGGCGGCTCCGGCGGCTCGCACGCAGTTTGAATTCAACGGCAAGAAGAACGTCATTCCGACCAACCGCCTGTCGGCGCAATCGTTGGCCTTGCTCAACAAATACATTCCGTTGCCCAACTTCACCCCGGCCTCGGCTGACCTGCCGAACTATGTCGGCGCGGGTTCGGCCAAATTCAACGAAGACCTGACCAACACGCGTTGGGATTATTACGTGACCGAAAAAATGCACGCCTTTGGCCGTTACAGTTTCGCTGATTACCGGCTGATCTCGCCGGGCGTGTATGGCAGCAACGGCGGCGGGATCGGATTCCAACCGACCTCGACCTTTGCAGGCGAGTCGAAGACGCGCAATCAGAGCCTGGCTTCGGGCTTCGATTACACCTTAAGCCCGGCATGGCTGACCGACTTCCGCTTCGGCTTCTATCGCTATCGCGTGAACGTTGATCCTGGGCAATCGCAAACGACGCCGGCCAAAGACATCGGCATTCCGGGTTTGAATAACGACTCGTTCACGGGCGGCTTGCCGTACTTCCAGATCAATGGCGTCGGCGGTTTGGCCTTTGGCTATGCCCTTGGCGTGAATGCCTGCAACTGTCCGTTGCGCGAGAACGAGCGGCAGATTCAGTTCGTCAACAACTGGACGAATCTGCGTGGCAATCACACGTTCAAGTTCGGCGCGGACATCCGGCGCGCTTACAACTTGCGCATTCCGTCTGACCGCCATCGCGCGGGTGAACTCACCTTTGACGTAGCGCGCACGGCGGGGCCGACGGGCGGTGGCACGGGTTTGGCGAGCTTCCTGCTCGGCGACGTATCGAGCTTCGCCCGCTACGTCAGTACGATCACCGATGCCGAAGAGCGCCAGAACCGCTGGTTCTTTTATGGACAGGACACCTGGAAAGTCACCAAGAAGCTGACCATTAATTACGGGTTGCGCGAAGAGATTTATCGTCCGCAAACCGTGACCGGCGCGGGCAAGGGTGGATTCATTGACGTCAACACCGGCGAAGTTTTGATTGCCGGTTCGCAAGGCGTCGGTCTTGACCTGAATCAGCGAGGCACCTTCACGACCATTTCGCCGCGCTTGGGCATCGCCTATCGCGTGACCGACAAGACCGTCATTCGCATGGGTTACGGACGCGGTTACGACATCGGCGTGTTCGGCTCGGTCTTCGGGCACAACGTGACGCAGAACCTGCCGGTGCTGGGCATTCAATCGAACGTCCCGGCGCAAAACTATCTGTCGGTTTTCACGCTGGCCCAAGGGCCGACGGCGCTTGATCCGGCGACGATTCTGAATAGCCAGCCCAAAGGCCCGAATGGCCGCCCGATTCTGCCCAACGGCGTGACGGCGTTCATTCTGCCGAAGACGCTGCGACTACCGACCAGCGATCAATGGAACCTGACGGTGCAACGGCAACTGCCCGGTGACATTTCGGTCGAAGCGGCTTACGTCGGCAGCAAAGGCACACACACCTTTGCCGGCACCGGCGGCGATTACGATTTCAATCAGGCGACCTTGCAGGGTTTCGGCACGCTGACGCTCAATCAGCGCAAGCCGTTCTTCAACAAATTCGGTTGGTCGCAAAACTTCCGTTATTACGGTTCGGATGCGAGCACCAATTACCACGGTTTGCAGATGAAGGCCGAGAAGCGTTTCTCGAAAGGCTTCTCGTTGATGAGCCATTACACCTGGTCGCGCTCGTTCAATTTCGACGGCACCTATTACAACATTGACGCGACGCAGGCTTACGGCCCGAATCCCCAAACGCGCAGCCACGTTTTCCTTTTCACGGGGATTTACGAGGTGCCAATTGGCAAGGGCAAACGTCTGCTCGGCAATGCGCCGAAAGCGGTGGACGCCGTCCTGGGCGGCTGGCAAGTCAACACGGTCTGGCAGGCGCAAAGCGGCTTGCCGTTTACGCCGTCTTATCGCGATTGCAACAATGACCGTGATACAGGCTGGTGCCGTCCTGACTTGGTCGGCGATTGGCATCTGGACAACCCAACGCGCGATCAGTGGTTCAAGATCACCTCGACGGCGCTCACGGCCAACGGCCAAACCGACGGCCCCTGGCGGCGTCCGCAACGGGGCGTCTTCGGCAGCGTCGGAAAGAATCGCTTGCTCGGTCCTGGCCTCTCGTTGTGGGATACGTCCTTCTTCAAGAACTTCAAGATCACCGAGCGGGTCAAGGCGCAATTCCGCGCCGAATCGTTCAACTTTGCCAACCACATCAACTTGAACAACCCCAGCACCTGCGTGGACTGCCCCGGTTCAGCGGGTAAGATCACCTCTATGCTGGGTTCAGCGACGCCAAGACAATGGCAGTTCGCTTTGCGGTTGGAATACTAACTTGAGAGATTAGGGACTAGGGGCTGGGGGCTAGCTAGTGGCCCTGCAACCAGCCCCTAAACCCTAACTCCTAGCCCCCTTCCATTTGCTGGGATGAAATAAATGTCGAATACCGCTCAAGCAGTGCAACTGGCTGTGCCTCCGTCCACGGTCGTTGACCCGATCAACAAAAGCGAGCACGTCAAACCGGGCGTGCTTTTCAAAGACGAAGCCACCGGTGCGTCCTTCCGCCAACGCTTCACGCCGGACGCCGCCAATTTGAATTGGCTGAGTTGCGGCGAATATGCGTTGGCCTCTGGCGGTTCATCCGGCGCGCTCGTGCATCCTGATGACGAGAGCTTATTGTTTCAAGTGCAAGGCCACGCGCAGGTCGAAGTGCATGAGCAAGTTTATGCACTTGCGCCCTATGACACGCTTTACATTCCCAAGGGCGCACCCTATCAAATTTCAAATTTGTCCTCTGCAATTGCCAAAGTGATTCGTTGCTCGGCAACCGCAGAGAATGTTCACCCGGTGCATCACTCCAAGTTTGCCGAATACGCCCAACGCGCAGACCGCCTTCGCAAGCTGTCCGGTAAGGACGTCTTCCTGATGTTCGATGTGCCGGAAGCCGCCGACAAACTGATTGCGGGTTACACCTTCTTCCAGCCCTATCAACGCTCCTGGCCGCCGCACAACCACACCGACCAGGAAGAGGTCTACATCTTCATCAAAGGCCACGGCGCGATGGAAGTTTATGAATCGCCCGAAAAGCTCTGCTTCGTGACCTCCGTCAACGAGGGCGATACCGTGACGATCCCGATGATGAACTATCACCCGGTTTTCTCGCAGGACTCGCCGCTCGAATTCATTTGGTGCATTGCAGGCGCGCGCTATTGGGTGGGCGATAAGAACAAGGATTTTATGGCCGGCAAGGGCGACCAGATCACGACCTGATAGTTGATAGTTGACAGTTGATAGTTGATAGTTCGGACAATTACTTTCTAGGACTTACGCAAAAGCCGGAAACTTTGCCACAGAGGCACGGAGACACAGAGCCAGCGAGCTAGTCTTCCGGTCTTTCATGTCTTTCCTCTGTGGCTCCGTGCCTCTGTGGCAATGCTTCTGCGTAAGTCCTACTTTCAACTAAATGGCCGAGTGGATGCGCCTGCTCGGTAACTGTCAACTATCAATTTTCAACTATCAACTACCTTATGTTTGTCACTCATCTCGAATGCTCGAAGACGGGCAAAACCTACGCCCCCAATCAACTCTACAATCTTTCCGAAGCGGGCAAACCCTTGCTCGTGCGCTATGACTTGCAAAAGGCCGCGCAAACGCTGACTCAAGCGAGTTTGAAAGACCGCGTGTCTTCGCTTTGGCGTTACCGCGAAGTGCTGCCCGTAATCCACGATGAAAACATCGTCGCGCTGGGCGAAGGCTGGACGCCGCTTTTGCACGCACGTCGTTTGGGCGCGCAATTTGGCTTGCCGCAACTCTGGATCAAAGACGAATCGCCCAATCCGACCGGCTCGTTCAAAGCGCGCGGCCAGGCGGTTGCCATTTCGATGGCAAAAGAGCTGGGCGTCAAAAAAGTCGCCGTGCCCACGGCGGGTAACGCGGGCGGCGCAATGGCGGCTTACGCGGCGGTGGCGGGGTTGGGGGCTTACGTTTTCATGCCGCGCGACACCCCGGCGGCCAATCAGATTGAATGCGCGCAATACGGCGCGCACGTCACGCTGATTGACGGCCTCATCACCGATTGCGGCGCTGAAGTCGCCAGACGCAAGGAGGCTGAGGGCTGGTTCGATGTCTCGACGCTCAAAGAGCCGTACCGCATCGAAGGCAAAAAAACGATGGGCTACGAGTTGGCCGAACAATTCAACTGGGAACTGCCCGATGTGATCTTGTATCCGACCGGCGGCGGCACCGGCTTGGTCGGTATGTGGAAAGCCTTTGATGAAATGGAGCAGATGGGTTGGATCGGCACAAAGCGTCCGCGCATGTTTTCGATCCAAGCCGCCGGTTGCGCGCCCATCGTGCGCGCGTATGAAAACGGTTGGGACGAAGCGCCCGAATTCGAAAATGCGCATACTGCGGCGTCGGGCTTGCGCGTGCCGCGCGCCATCGGCGATTTCATCATGCTCGACATCCTGCGCCAGAGCGGTGGCGGCGCGGTCGCGGTGACGGATGAAGAAATGATTGCCGACACGCGCGTCGTAGGCGCTGCCGAAGGGCTTTTCTGTGCGCCCGAAGGCGCGGCCTGTTTTTCCGGTTTGAAGAAATTGCTGGCGGCTGGGCAGGTCAACTCTGACGAACGCATCGTGCTGTTCAACACGGGTACGGGGGTGAAGTATCTGGAAGCATACGGATTGAAGACCGTGACCTAATGTCGTTGGGAGCGCGGACGTCCCGATTCTGTTGGCGAACCCCAAAATGTCCGACAAGCTGCCAGCTTGTCGGCAGCTGCGGCAGTGCGGCCAGTCGGTTTGCTGCCACGCCTGCGACAAGCTGGCAGCTTGTCGGACACTCAAAGCGCGTTCGCCAACAGGATCGTCCCGACCACGCTCCCAGCGCGATCCGCCTTTTCCCGGAGACTCTCAATGCTAGCTGTATGTTTGCGTCTGCGTCACAGTCTCACTTGCTTGCTGATTCTAGCTGTCTTTGCCCTGCTGGTTGGTTGGCAAGGTGCGCGCCGCGTCAGCGGACAAAATGTAGTGACGACGGTTTCGGCGGCGAGTTATGCGCCGCTGCTTGCGCCCGACAGCATCGCGGCGGCCTATGGCCTGCGACTGGCGACACAGACGGCGGCGGCGGCGAGTTTGCCGCTGCCGACCAATTTGGCAGGCACGACGGTGCGCGTGAATGGCGTGCTGGCCGGGTTGTTTTTCGTTTCGCCCGGCCAGGTCAATTATGCGATTCCGGGCGATACGCAGCCGGGCAACGCACAGGTTGTGGTGACGGCAGGCGACGGCACGGTCTCGACGGGCACGGTGCAAATCAGCAATGCGGCCCCGGCAATTTTTACGGCGAACGCCAGCGGGCGCGGCTTTCCGGCGGCGGTGATTTACCGGGTGCGGTTGAACGGCACCGAAGTCTTCGAGCCAGCCGATCAAGTCATCCGGCTCGAAGCCCAGGGCGACCGCGTCTTTTTGATTTTGTTTGCCTGCGGTGTGCGGCGCGTGCCGGATACGGTGCGGGCGCGCGTGGCGGGATTGGAAATCATTCCGCAATTTGCGGGCGAAGCGGGCGGCTTTGCTGCCTTGGATCAAGTCAATGTCGAATTGCCGCCCGCCTTGTCAGGGCGCGGTCGCGTGACCATGACACTGACTGCCGGCGACAGCGTCAGTTCAAACGCGATTGACCTGCAATTCACCGGGCCAACGCCAACGCCAACACCAACGCCAACGCCAACGCCAACGCCAACGCCAACGCCAACGCCAACGCCGACACCGACACCGACGCCCACACCAACGCCGACGCCGACGCCGACACCCACACCAACACCAACGCCGACGCCGACACCAACGCCAACACCGACGCCGACGCCAACACCGACGCCGACGCCGACGCCAACACCAACGCCGACACCGACGCCAACGCCGACACCGACACCGACACCGACGCCGACGCCAACACCAACGCCGACACCGACGCCAACGCCAACGCCAACGCCGACACCGACACCGACGCCGACGCCAACACCGACGCCGACACCGACGCCGACACCAACGCCTTCAACAGCGCCGCAGATTACAAGCCTGAGTGCAGCGACTGTGCTGGCGGGCGACGAGTTGACGATTAATGGCAGCGGGTTCAGCGCGATTGGCAGTGAGACGCAGGTGATTGTGACCGACGGTCAGAACCGCGAATACCTGGCGTTGGTGACTGAGGCGACGGCGAATCGGTTGCGCGTGCGCGTGCCGTTTGGCGCGGGCAACGGACAAATCAGCGTGCGCACGTTGCAAGGCGAGTCGGCCAACAAACCGCCGCTGAGTTATCGCACTTCGATCAGCGGCTTTATCGAAGAGACGTTCACCCAGGCGAATGGACAATTGGGGCGGCGACCGATTCCCAACGTAACTTTGCGCGCACGGCCTCTGTTGCCGCCGGGGCCGCAGGTGACACAGCGCACGGGCAGTGATGGTTCGTTTGTGCTGGCCGATGTGACGGCGGGCGTGGTTGCCATTGACGTAGACCCTTCCACGACGAACGTGCCCTATCCGGCGCGCACCTTCCGGCTGATCGTGCAACCGAACCGCGACAATCAGTATGTCGCGCCGATTGAATTGCAGGCTTCGCAGCAAAACAATGCGAACTCGGTCGCGTTCAATGCCGGGCAGAACGGCGGCGCGATGGTGACGATCAATCAGAATTCGCCGTACAGCTTGAATTTTGGGGTGCCACCCAACTGCCGTGTGAGCGCGCCGCCGAATTCCAACGCCAATCGCTTCACGGTTGCATTGTTCGATCCCGAGCGCGTACCGGCGGTCATGCCCGCCGGATATTTCAGCACGGCCATCGCCCAGATCAGCCCGTTCGGCGCGTTGATGAGTCCTGGCGGCACCTTGCGCCTGCCCAATCCTGACAACATTCCGTCCGGCACGACGGTGAAGCTCTTCCGTTTTGATCAGCCAACCCAAAACGCATCTGACACCTCAACCACGGGCAGCTTTATCGAAGTCGGTACGGGGCAGGTCAACGGTAATCAAATCACCGTCAACGAAAACAGCAGCGGACTGATTGCCCAGAGCAGTTATTACTTCGCTTCGCCGGTCTATCAGACGGCGCGCGTCAGCGGCCGCGTGCTCACCAGCGATGGCCTGCCCGCCGCGCGCGCGCTGGTTTCCGCCCGTGGGCAAAGTGTTTTCACCAACAGCGACGGCGCCTTCACGCTGGAAAACATTCCGGTCATCAAGGCCGGTGATGCCGTCACGTTGGAAATCAGCTTCATGCGCCCCGACCGCGTGATTGACCGCACGCAACGCGGGCCGCTGGGGCTTACGGCGAATGGTTTCGTGATGCTCGACACCGCCATCGTCTTGGCGGGCCGTCTCACAGCCGATCAGCCATTCGTGCAGGCGCCGCCGCGTTTGACGGTCAACGA
Encoded here:
- a CDS encoding TonB-dependent receptor, giving the protein MHKALVRKAVAFFGLALLALLTSVPALGQAVYGNIVGSVTDPQGAAVPNAKVIITDLGRGVVVTATTNESGNFNQRFLIVGRYSVKVEAQGFKSAVQEVSVSVDQEVSLDLKLQTGAVSEQVTITAEAPLLKTERSDVAVTFSEKALTTLPLLNRRFTSVELFTPGITTWPGQTAASEDPQGSYRKIVNGQSFAGTSHLLDGTDNHDSMLGLIVINPTLESVTEAKVTTSAYDAEFGANAGVVSAQTRSGTNSFHVVAFDFLKNDHLNARNPFTQFQPIRGTTRYIPVTQINQYGGAVSGKIIPNKLFWFGDYQGTRRNIGGSVITRVPTAAERAGDFSATGLPNIFDPAGTAAPAARTQFEFNGKKNVIPTNRLSAQSLALLNKYIPLPNFTPASADLPNYVGAGSAKFNEDLTNTRWDYYVTEKMHAFGRYSFADYRLISPGVYGSNGGGIGFQPTSTFAGESKTRNQSLASGFDYTLSPAWLTDFRFGFYRYRVNVDPGQSQTTPAKDIGIPGLNNDSFTGGLPYFQINGVGGLAFGYALGVNACNCPLRENERQIQFVNNWTNLRGNHTFKFGADIRRAYNLRIPSDRHRAGELTFDVARTAGPTGGGTGLASFLLGDVSSFARYVSTITDAEERQNRWFFYGQDTWKVTKKLTINYGLREEIYRPQTVTGAGKGGFIDVNTGEVLIAGSQGVGLDLNQRGTFTTISPRLGIAYRVTDKTVIRMGYGRGYDIGVFGSVFGHNVTQNLPVLGIQSNVPAQNYLSVFTLAQGPTALDPATILNSQPKGPNGRPILPNGVTAFILPKTLRLPTSDQWNLTVQRQLPGDISVEAAYVGSKGTHTFAGTGGDYDFNQATLQGFGTLTLNQRKPFFNKFGWSQNFRYYGSDASTNYHGLQMKAEKRFSKGFSLMSHYTWSRSFNFDGTYYNIDATQAYGPNPQTRSHVFLFTGIYEVPIGKGKRLLGNAPKAVDAVLGGWQVNTVWQAQSGLPFTPSYRDCNNDRDTGWCRPDLVGDWHLDNPTRDQWFKITSTALTANGQTDGPWRRPQRGVFGSVGKNRLLGPGLSLWDTSFFKNFKITERVKAQFRAESFNFANHINLNNPSTCVDCPGSAGKITSMLGSATPRQWQFALRLEY
- a CDS encoding threonine synthase, whose product is MFVTHLECSKTGKTYAPNQLYNLSEAGKPLLVRYDLQKAAQTLTQASLKDRVSSLWRYREVLPVIHDENIVALGEGWTPLLHARRLGAQFGLPQLWIKDESPNPTGSFKARGQAVAISMAKELGVKKVAVPTAGNAGGAMAAYAAVAGLGAYVFMPRDTPAANQIECAQYGAHVTLIDGLITDCGAEVARRKEAEGWFDVSTLKEPYRIEGKKTMGYELAEQFNWELPDVILYPTGGGTGLVGMWKAFDEMEQMGWIGTKRPRMFSIQAAGCAPIVRAYENGWDEAPEFENAHTAASGLRVPRAIGDFIMLDILRQSGGGAVAVTDEEMIADTRVVGAAEGLFCAPEGAACFSGLKKLLAAGQVNSDERIVLFNTGTGVKYLEAYGLKTVT
- a CDS encoding 5-deoxy-glucuronate isomerase translates to MSNTAQAVQLAVPPSTVVDPINKSEHVKPGVLFKDEATGASFRQRFTPDAANLNWLSCGEYALASGGSSGALVHPDDESLLFQVQGHAQVEVHEQVYALAPYDTLYIPKGAPYQISNLSSAIAKVIRCSATAENVHPVHHSKFAEYAQRADRLRKLSGKDVFLMFDVPEAADKLIAGYTFFQPYQRSWPPHNHTDQEEVYIFIKGHGAMEVYESPEKLCFVTSVNEGDTVTIPMMNYHPVFSQDSPLEFIWCIAGARYWVGDKNKDFMAGKGDQITT